Within Halopelagius longus, the genomic segment CGGCCGTCGCCTCGTCCGGTTCCACGCCGGCGTCGTCGCACGCCTCGCGGACGACGCGGAGGACGGCTTCCGTCACCGCGATGCCTGTCGGACCGCGGGGCGTCCCGTCGATGGAGGAACCGATGATCGTGCCGTCGTCGTCGGCTACGACCGCGCGGACGTTGGTGGCGCCCAGGTCGACGCCCACGTAGTAGGCCATTGTTCGGATTGGCGTCTCCGCGATACTTAACTAAGCGGGTTCTTACCAGCGTTTGGTACCCCTCGTCGGTGTGCACAAATCGGCGTCGAATCGGCCGACGGAAGCGCCGTCGTCAGTTCGTGTCGGCCCGGACGAACGTCACCGGACAGGGCGACGAGAGCATGACCTCTTGAGCGACGCTTCCGAACACCGCTTTGCCCGCCGGGGAACGGCGACGGCCGCCGACGACGACTCGGTCGGCCTTCACGTCCTTGGCGAGTTCGACGATGGACTTGCCGTGTTCGCCGACCGCGCCGCGGACGTCGTACCCGACGCCCGCGTCCTCGAAGTGCTTCTGCAGTTCCCGGATGGTGGCGTGTCTGGCCGCCACCGCGTCCGCCGAGAGGTTCTCCGCGTCCCGGTCGAACTCCAAGTTGTCGATGGTGTCCTCGTACTCCGCCTCGGTGAAGACGTGCCCGATGACGACCCGCGCCCCGGCGGGTCCCGCGACGTCTATCGTCTCTTCGGCCAGTCGGTCGATTCGGTCTCGGTCGCCGTGCCCGACGGCGAGAAGGATGGTTTCGAGAGCCATACTACGCCTTTCACCTGACGGCCCTTAACAATGTCGGGTATTTTTACTCGTGTTAGAATAAATATTTCAATAACCGTCGTGAGTGAGGGTAGTTGACGTGAGGCGTGCTAGCAGTATGTAGTTTACGCCGTCCGTGAGTTCTTTCGGCGGCCCCGGCGATGGACGGACCATGCTCACGCCGGAGTTAGCGGACCGAACCGTACTCGTCACCGGGAGTTCACGCGGCATCGGGCGCGGCATCGTCCTCGCCGCGGCGGAGGGAGGCGCGTCAGTCGCCGTCAACTACAACACGAGCGAAGACGCCGCCGAGGACGTCGCCCGCGAGGCGAGAGAACGCGGCGCACCCGCGGCGACGACGGTGCAGGGGGACGTGACCGACCCCGACTCGGTGGACCGGATGTTCGCCGCCGTCGAGGACGAGTTGGGGACGGTGGACGTCCTCGTCAACAACGTGGGGAGTTTCGCGCCGAGTCACTGGGAGGAGATTTCGGTCGAGAAGTGGCGGGAGGTGATGGCGACGAACCTCGACGGCACGGTGCTCTGCTCGAAGCGGGCGCTTCCGGCGATGCGCGAACAGGAGTGGGGAAGAATCGTCAACATCGGCTACGCGGGCAGCGAGAAGGCCCTCGTCTACCCGAAGAACTTCCCGTACTTCGTGGCGAAGACGGGCGTCCTGATGTTCACGCGGATGCTCGCCAACGACACGACGGACGACGGCATCACGGTCAACGCGGTGTCGCCGTACGTCGTCGAGACGTCCGACGAGTTCCCCGAGGACGCCCCCCGCGGGCGGTGGGCGACCGTCGAGGACGTCGCTCACGCGGTCATGTTCTTCCTCGACGAGGATAGCGGGTACGTGAGCGGAGAGAACGTCGAAGTCGACGGCGGGTGGCTACCCGAACGCCTCTGAAACGGACTGTCGTCCGCGGAGAATCAGTAGTCGGGCGCGTCGTCTTCGACTTCCCGCTTCATCGAGTCGCGGCGGGACTTGGCGTCGCGGCCGGTCGCTTCCAGAAGGAACTCGTTTTTGGCGTTGACGGCGTCTTGGGCGTGGTCTTCGAGTCCCTTGTCGAGAATCTCTTGGGCGTCGCGTTCCTCGAAGTGGACCGCGAGTTTGTCCTTCTTACCGCTGTACTCCGCCGCACCGGCGACGATGCGCGTGAACACGGGGTTCTTCGGTTCCTCGACGACGTAGAGTTCGTGTCCGTCGTACTCTTCGGTTCCCGAGACGGGACCGAAGTACTCCTCGATGAACCCTTTGAGGTCCGGAACGCGTTCCTCCAGCGTCTCCCCGCGACGCATCTTGTACTGCTTCATGGCCCGTGATTTGACAGGCGATGGTTTACCTGTTTCGTCACTCGATTCGTCTGCGGCGGTGTGTCAGTCCCTCCGGTAGACGCGTCGCCGGCCGTCGCTCGGCGAAAAGAGTTCGGCGCGTCGGCTATCGGTGACGGCCGTCGGCGGGTCGAGAGGCGTCGGCGCGACGCCTACAGTTGACGCTCCGCGATGTACCCCCGCTTACACTCGGGGCAGATGTCGCCGGCGCGCATCGAGGACGCGCCCGCGATGCGCGCGTGGTCGCAGTTCGGACAGTAGAACTCCACGCGTTCGTCCGGTACGTCGGCCTCCAGTTCGAGTTCGTTGTCGGCGCGGGCGAACCCGTCGTCGCCGCCGACCACGTCGTCGTCGCCGTACGACTCCGCGCGGCCGTTCGTCTCCGGCGTCAGACCGCCGCCGAACGCCACCTCCGCGGGCGTCCCGTCGGAGGGTTCCGCGTCGAACCCCTCGTCCTCGCCGGTGTGCTCGGGCCACGGGGCGTTCGACCCGCCCTCGTCTTCGGGCAGTTCCTCGCGCGCGGGCCACTCGCCGTGACCGCGGTTCGCCGCGTCGGCGGTCGAACCCTCGTCGGCGGACGCGGTTCCGGCGGCGGCGTCGCCGGGACGCGGCGCGTCCTCGTCGGCGTCGATGAGTTCCGCGTCGTCGGTCACCGGTTCGCCGTCGCCGTCTCTGGGCAGGTCTTCGGGCAGTTCCTCCGCGGCGGCGGACTCCTGCGCCGCGACTTCGGGGTCCGCGTCGGTCTCCTCGGGCCACTGCGTCGGGTCGCGTTCCCCGTCGCCGTCGTCGTCGAGGATGACGGCGTCGTCCTCCTCGGGGTCCGTCGGCGGTTCGAAGTCGTCGTCCTCGTCGGCGAACCCGGTTCCGGCGTCGGCGTCGGCGTCGGTTTCGGCGGACGAGGCGTCGGCCGGCGACGCGTTCGGTTCGGCCTCGGAGATGTGCGAGGTGGGGTCGGGGTCGCCGGACGGCGTCCCGCGGCCCGAACGGGGTTCGTCGGCGGCGTCTGGTCCCGAACTACCGGGCGTCGCGCCCGGCGCGGACGCGGAGTCGGACGTCGGTGCCGTCCCCCGGGTCGGTCCCCCCGTCGCTCCGCTTTCGTCGAGTCCGACCTCCGAGGGAGACCGAATCGAGGTCACTTCCTTGTTCTCGCTGACGAGATGCTCGGTGCCGCACCGCTTGCAGACCTGCAGTTCCCGAATCGTAACGACGACTTCGTCGCCGTTCTCCTGGCGTTCGCGCTCTATCTCGGGGTCCCCGTATTCGTGCCCGAGTAGACGGCACTTTAGTCCCATTACCCGCTTTTCGGAAACTCAGCGACTAAAATGTACCCCCTGCGTCGGACGCGTGGCAGACGGACCCGCGCCGGGGGCGCGGGCGGTAAGGGTAAACCACCCGCGGACGTTGTACGGGCTATGAGAGCGCGGCGGGAGTTCCAGAACCGACGGGACATCGAGGTTGACGTGCTCGATGCGTTAGTGGACCGTTCCGAGGAAGGGATGACGGTCTTCGAGTTGCGCGCCGCGGTGGACGCGGACATCGACACCATCGAGGACGCCCTCGCGAGCCTGAAGGACGACGGCCTCATCTCCGTCGACAAGCAGGGCGAACGGGTCGTCATCCTCCCGGACGAGCGGGTGATACCCGACCCCGAAGAGGAGGTCGAAGAGGAGCAGAACTTCCTCGACGCCGTGCGCGAGAAGTTGGGCCTGTGAGCGACGCGACACGGGGACGTTTTCAGAGAGGGGGACGGAGTAACGGACGATGACGGTAGTCGAGGAGTTACACGAGGCCCACGGCGCGACGTTCGAAGAGCGAGGCGGGCGACGGGTCGTGCGCGACTACGGTCGCCCCGCCGTCGCGCACCGGGCGGTCCGCAACGGGGCGGGGATCATCGAGATGGGGTACGGCGTCGTCGTCGTCGAGGGCGACGACCGGGTGGCGTTCGTCGACAACACCGTGTCGAACCGCGTCCCCGACGACGACGGCGAGGGGGTCTACGCCTTGCTCTTGGACCCGCAGGGACGCGTCGAGACGGACATGTACGTCTACAACGCGGGCGAGCGGTTGCTCTGCTTCACGCCGCCGGACCGCGCCGAACCGTTGGCCGACGACTGGGCCGAGAAGGTGTTCGTTCAGGACGTGAGCGTGCGCGAGGCGTCCGGGGAGTTCGGCATCTTCGGCGTCCACGGCCCGAAATCGACCGAGAAGGTGGCGAGCGTCCTGAAGAACGCCGCCGCGCCGGAACCGGCGATGACGTTCGACCGGGGCGTCGTCGGCGGCG encodes:
- a CDS encoding DUF6432 family protein; translated protein: MRARREFQNRRDIEVDVLDALVDRSEEGMTVFELRAAVDADIDTIEDALASLKDDGLISVDKQGERVVILPDERVIPDPEEEVEEEQNFLDAVREKLGL
- a CDS encoding universal stress protein is translated as MALETILLAVGHGDRDRIDRLAEETIDVAGPAGARVVIGHVFTEAEYEDTIDNLEFDRDAENLSADAVAARHATIRELQKHFEDAGVGYDVRGAVGEHGKSIVELAKDVKADRVVVGGRRRSPAGKAVFGSVAQEVMLSSPCPVTFVRADTN
- a CDS encoding DUF5611 family protein; translated protein: MKQYKMRRGETLEERVPDLKGFIEEYFGPVSGTEEYDGHELYVVEEPKNPVFTRIVAGAAEYSGKKDKLAVHFEERDAQEILDKGLEDHAQDAVNAKNEFLLEATGRDAKSRRDSMKREVEDDAPDY
- a CDS encoding SDR family NAD(P)-dependent oxidoreductase, coding for MLTPELADRTVLVTGSSRGIGRGIVLAAAEGGASVAVNYNTSEDAAEDVAREARERGAPAATTVQGDVTDPDSVDRMFAAVEDELGTVDVLVNNVGSFAPSHWEEISVEKWREVMATNLDGTVLCSKRALPAMREQEWGRIVNIGYAGSEKALVYPKNFPYFVAKTGVLMFTRMLANDTTDDGITVNAVSPYVVETSDEFPEDAPRGRWATVEDVAHAVMFFLDEDSGYVSGENVEVDGGWLPERL
- a CDS encoding DUF7093 family protein; its protein translation is MGLKCRLLGHEYGDPEIERERQENGDEVVVTIRELQVCKRCGTEHLVSENKEVTSIRSPSEVGLDESGATGGPTRGTAPTSDSASAPGATPGSSGPDAADEPRSGRGTPSGDPDPTSHISEAEPNASPADASSAETDADADAGTGFADEDDDFEPPTDPEEDDAVILDDDGDGERDPTQWPEETDADPEVAAQESAAAEELPEDLPRDGDGEPVTDDAELIDADEDAPRPGDAAAGTASADEGSTADAANRGHGEWPAREELPEDEGGSNAPWPEHTGEDEGFDAEPSDGTPAEVAFGGGLTPETNGRAESYGDDDVVGGDDGFARADNELELEADVPDERVEFYCPNCDHARIAGASSMRAGDICPECKRGYIAERQL